The Juglans microcarpa x Juglans regia isolate MS1-56 chromosome 8S, Jm3101_v1.0, whole genome shotgun sequence genome has a window encoding:
- the LOC121244272 gene encoding putative disease resistance protein At3g14460: protein MVLVGEMFLAASIQVLLERLSSPQFLNFVCRRRNQKRLGELSTIKMLLEDANEKQHTERDVKTWLDDLKDLVYDVEDILDELSIKASKRKLIGESQAASTSKVLNRIPALLTGLTPSAVKMKIRMRARITELTTRFDELMTRKDKLNLNQNSDGWSPNIIEEIIQPSICMVNTDRDQMHGRDRERDFILQLLLSETPRSDAALTKVNVIPIHGMAGIGKTTLAKFVYNNQEVQSYFYPKAWVCVSAYDGDFDVATITRAILHSMTPEINYNSMDLNPLQSKLEELINGKRFLIVLDDVRNEKDRKWTTLRAPFDAGASGSSIIITTRQQYVMSLMSTVEVPPCMLGLLPDKDCMSILAKHALDRRDFCAHQHLKYDAEEIVRKCEGLPLAVETVGSLLRVNNEYWKIVSNSKMWDILKKKKEIVPALMLSYHDLPPDLKRCFAYCSIFPKGYEFDEKQMVLLWMAEGLIQPGQQKSEMEDLGKEHFRNLLSRSFFQQSRQHKSRFLMHGLIKKLAKSVAGDTCYRMKLDRVKDREQGSIFEKTRHSSYLAGNYDGSEKFEVFSKLRCLRTFLPLKSPSLGDCYLAPNVPLQLIKRLRYLRVFCLRGYRITELSDSIGNLKHLRHLDLSETLIRSMPESITTLYNLQTLLLENCFHLNKLPSTLWKLVNLRHLNIQGAIHLEGMPMQIGKLTCLRSLSNMVVGKDSTCSGIKELGSLPHLRETLCISGLENVTEPKEAKDAALSNKPEITGLSLEWNEDTDEEKDRASELEVLENLEPHESLKELTIRYYGGRDFPTWLRRPSFLNMELLKIENCEKCTSLPAIGQLSSLKFLSIGGMAYVKNIGPEFCGNDISQPFRSLETLHFHDMKEWENWSPCEEFPKLRELSLRRCPKINGNLPNQLPSLKKVKIYGCGQLRISVPNIPDAYEIEVAGSKGVVHRSTVDFSSLEIRSLSKISMFTSEIVGFDKQWMTHAKDLTISTCEAESTHLWSDDCESLPDLPCLDLLCIESCPKLVSLVVGRKEELLQQDMPCPPTQIEIKNCIALKSLPKSLMYNNTRLKLIRIVKCDLLKHIARRQLPPTLERIEVSECKELEYLLDDIADSSSCSNTTSHLQYLKIQRCPSLKSLTSSGELPASLKHLDLLKCAQLKSIADRLHHNSCLECIVIVSCESLEYLPRDIHTLSTLREIDTTDCPSLSFSLSEEWLPANLRVLHISGCKKMALPKGIHNHTSLQSLTLHRCPDDPDDVSFPEEGFPTNLKLLSISHPKMIDALLERGLNKLTSLDNLEISGCPHLVSFPGQMKLPKSLTSLTISDFPNLRNLSCACLQNITSLNELIIIDCGKSPLHWTGLCQHSILGNELIKKMNMNRDGSKTLMQVPSENCTWKHTVFADVIVTFYDFKVDTRLLIILCRKGAYVYAIIPILIILEVAC from the exons ATGGTACTAGTGGGAGAGATGTTTCTTGCAGCATCCATTCAAGTACTGCTTGAGAGGTTATCCTCTCCCCAGTTTCTGAACTTCGTTTGCCGAAGGAGAAATCAGAAACGGTTGGGCGAGCTTTCAACAATTAAGATGTTGCTTGAAGATGCGAATGAGAAGCAACACACTGAACGGGATGTGAAAACATGGCTTGATGATCTCAAAGACTTGGTCTACGATGTGGAAGATATTCTGGATGAGCTCTCCATCAAAGCTTCGAAGCGCAAGTTGATTGGTGAAAGTCAGGCCGCTAGCACTAGTAAGGTACTGAATCGCATCCCTGCTTTATTAACCGGCTTGACTCCTAGTGCTGTTAAGATGAAGATTAGGATGAGAGCAAGGATAACAGAACTCACAACTCGATTTGATGAACTTATGACAAGAAaagataaactgaacttgaatCAAAATTCTGATGGCTGGAGTCCAAACATAATAGAAGAGATCATACAACCCTCCATTTGTATGGTGAATACAGACAGAGATCAAATGCATGGTAGGGATAGGGAAAGAGATTTTATCCTACAATTATTGCTCAGTGAAACACCGCGTAGTGATGCTGCTTTAACTAAAGTAAATGTAATTCCTATACATGGTATGGCGGGTATAGGAAAGACAACTCTTGCAAAGTTTGTATACAATAATCAAGAAGTGCAAAGCTATTTTTATCCGAAAGCGTGGGTTTGTGTTTCTGCTTATGATGGAGATTTTGATGTTGCGACGATTACAAGAGCAATATTACACTCTATGACACCTGAAATTAACTATAACTCCATGGATTTAAATCCGTTGCAAAGCAAACTAGAGGAGCTAATAAATGGGAAGAGGTTTCTAATCGTTCTGGATGATGTTCGGAATGAGAAAGACCGTAAGTGGACTACCCTACGTGCTCCTTTTGACGCAGGGGCTTCGGGAAGCAGCATTATCATCACAACTCGCCAACAATATGTCATGTCACTAATGTCTACGGTTGAAGTTCCACCTTGCATGTTGGGATTATTGCCAGATAAAGATTGTATGTCTATATTGGCCAAACATGCATTGGATAGAAGAGACTTTTGTGCACATCAGCATCTTAAATATGATGCCGAGGAAATTGTTAGAAAGTGTGAGGGCCTGCCTCTAGCGGTAGAAACAGTCGGAAGCCTCTTGCGTGTTAACAATGAGTActggaaaatagtttcaaaCAGCAAGATGTGGGAtatattgaagaagaaaaaggaaattgttCCGGCTCTTATGTTGAGCTATCACGATCTACCTCCAGATTTAAAGAGGTGCTTTGCGTATTGTTCTATATTCCCAAAGGGTTATGAATTTGACGAGAAGCAGATGGTTCTATTATGGATGGCAGAAGGTTTGATTCAACCAGGACAACAGAAAAGTGAAATGGAAGATTTGGGTAAGGAGCATTTTCGCAATCTGTTGTCAAGATCATTTTTCCAACAATCGCGCCAGCATAAATCAAGATTTCTAATGCATGGGCTCATCAAGAAGTTGGCTAAATCGGTTGCAGGAGATACGTGTTATAGAATGAAGCTGGACAGAGTTAAAGATAGAGAGCAAGGgagtatttttgaaaagacCCGTCACTCATCTTATTTGGCAGGAAACTACGATGGAAGTGAAAAGTTTGAGGTCTTTTCTAAACTTAGATGTTTACGTACCTTCTTACCTCTGAAGTCGCCATCTCTAGGCGATTGTTATTTGGCGCCTAATGTTCCTCTTCAATTGATTAAAAGATTACGATACCTAAGGGTTTTCTGCTTGAGGGGGTACCGCATAACCGAGCTATCCGATTCAATCGGTAATTTAAAGCATCTACGGCATCTTGATCTTTCCGAAACTTTGATCAGAAGCATGCCAGAATCAATAACTACTCTCTACAACTTACAAACTTTGTTGTTAGAGAATTGTttccatttaaataaattaccTTCAACGTTATGGAAGCTGGTCAACCTTCGCCACCTCAATATTCAAGGAGCGATTCATTTGGAAGGCATGCCTATGCAAATAGGTAAACTAACGTGTCTCCGGTCACTATCTAATATGGTTGTTGGTAAAGACAGTACTTGCTCTGGGATAAAAGAGTTAGGGTCTTTGCCACATCTTCGAGAGACACTGTGCATTTCAGGATTGGAGAACGTGACTGAACCCAAGGAGGCAAAGGACGCTGCTTTAAGCAACAAGCCCGAAATTACAGGGCTGTCGTTGGAGTGGAATGAAGATACTGATGAGGAGAAAGATAGAGCAAGTGAGTTAGAGGTACTTGAAAACCTAGAGCCTCACGAGAGCTTGAAAGAACTCACTATTAGATACTACGGTGGTAGAGATTTTCCGACTTGGTTAAGACGTCCATCATTTCTTAATATGGAGCTCTTGAAGattgaaaattgtgaaaagtGTACATCGTTGCCGGCAATTGGGCAACTATCATCTCTCAAATTCCTTTCCATCGGAGGCATGGCTTATGTGAAGAATATTGGTCCTGAGTTTTGCGGGAATGATATCTCTCAACCGTTTAGGTCCTTGGAGACTCTGCACTTCCATGATATGAAGGAGTGGGAGAACTGGAGTCCCTGCGAAGAATTCCCAAAATTACGTGAGCTTTCCCTTAGACGTTGTCCCAAGATAAACGGAAATTTACCAAACCAACTCCCTTCACTGAAAAAAGTTAAGATATATGGTTGTGGGCAGTTACGGATCTCAGTTCCAAACATTCCGGATGCCTATGAAATAGAAGTTGCCGGATCAAAAGGAGTTGTGCATAGAAGTACGGTTGACTTCAGCTCATTAGAAATCCGGTCTCTTTCTAAAATCTCAATGTTCACATCTGAAATAGTAGGGTTTGATAAGCAATGGATGACACATGCAAAAGATTTAACTATTTCTACATGTGAGGCCGAATCGACACATTTGTGGTCAGATGATTGCGAATCACTGCCGGATCTCCCATGTCTTGATCTATTGTGCATTGAGAGTTGTCCCAAACTTGTTTCTTTGGTCGTCGGGAGAAAAGAAGAACTGCTCCAACAGGATATGCCATGCCCACCCACACAAATCGAGATCAAGAATTGCATAGCCTTGAAATCCTTGCCAAAGTCATTGATGTACAACAACACTCGTCTTAAGTTGATTCGAATTGTGAAATGTGATTTGCTAAAGCATATTGCAAGACGCCAGCTACCTCCAACTCTAGAGCGGATAGAGGTAAGTGAATGCAAGGAACTGGAGTATTTGCTGGACGATATTGCTGATAGCAGCAGTTGCAGCAACACCACATCTCATCTTCAGTACTTGAAAATTCAGCGCTGTCCATCTCTCAAATCCTTGACAAGCAGCGGAGAATTACCTGCATCACTCAAACACCTCGATTTGTTGAAGTGTGCACAGCTAAAGTCAATAGCGGACAGGTTACATCATAACTCGTGTCTTGAATGCATTGTCATTGTATCTTGTGAAAGTCTTGAATACTTACCCAGAGACATACACACTCTTAGCACTCTTCGCGAAATTGATACTACGGATTGTCCGAGTCTTAGTTTCTCCTTGAGCGAAGAGTGGCTCCCTGCCAACCTGAGAGTGCTTCATATATCTGGCTGTAAGAAAATGGCACTACCCAAAGGCATACACAACCATACCTCTCTTCAAAGTTTGACACTACACCGTTGTCCAGACGATCCAGACGATGTATCCTTTCCGGAAGAAGGTTTTCCCACCAACCTAAAATTACTTTCTATATCTCATCCCAAAATGATTGATGCCTTGTTGGAACGGGGGTTGAACAAACTTACCTCTCTTGATAACCTTGAGATTAGTGGATGTCCACATCTGGTGTCCTTTCCAGGTCAGATGAAGTTGCCTAAATCTCTAACAAGTCTCACCATCTCAGACTTCCCGAATCTGCGAAACCTATCTTGTGCGTGCCTTCAAAACATCACATCTCTTAATGAACTGATTATCATTGACTGCGGAAA ATCTCCTTTGCACTGGACTGGATTGTGCCAACACAGCATTCTTGGGAACGAActgatcaagaaaatgaatatgaatagAG ATGGTTCCAAAACATTGATGCAAGTTCCATCTGAAAACTGCACGTGGAAGCACACTGTCTTTGCTGATGTTATCGTAACCTTTTACGACTTCAAAGTTGATACTCGGTTGTTAATTATACTGTGCCGAAAGGGAGCGTATGTTTATGCAATTATACCTATTCTGATAATATTGGAGGTTGCCTGTTGA